The genomic window AGGCCTTTGACGAAAAGCGGCGCGTCCATCGTTACACCGCGTCGCAGGCGAGGGCGGGATCGTCCTTCGCGGAGGACAAGGCGATAACCGTTTGGCTGCGCGCGACACCTTGCAGCGTTTTGATCTTGCCGGAAATCACGCGCTCCAACGCCGCCGTATCGGCGACGCGGATCTTCAACAGATACGACCAGTCGCCGGTGACGTGATGGCATTCCTGCACATCCGCCAGATCGGCGATGGCGGCGAGGAAAGGCTTGTCAT from Alphaproteobacteria bacterium includes these protein-coding regions:
- a CDS encoding Lrp/AsnC family transcriptional regulator, producing the protein MDDIDRKILAHIQLNGRDSYADIGKSVGLSVSAVNDRLKKLIATGAIKRFAALVDSAVVGRNLLAFVSVLLERPEHDKPFLAAIADLADVQECHHVTGDWSYLLKIRVADTAALERVISGKIKTLQGVARSQTVIALSSAKDDPALACDAV